A stretch of Janibacter endophyticus DNA encodes these proteins:
- a CDS encoding NAD-glutamate dehydrogenase has protein sequence MVPSFVDSSSELVEEAVTAAVSAGEDPTYVRRYLRHIELAQVAGRSPDALVALAARHRRAAQRRGPGESIVQAADGAIDIVTDDRPFLVDSVVGLLERTGHRVSLLIHPQLAVRRDADGTLTEVLDADVVSELEGDTIAESWMHIESPVQDGDEELEAEVRQVLEDVRAAVEDWSAMEERTLRLADEIADGADSPELAEAAELLRWLTANHLTFLGVRDHAVRDGRLEPVAGTGLGILADDACQLSEPEALIADGVLGVRVGKGTARSTVHRMTYPEHIAVRWEADGALRETRIIGLLTSRAYTDTVMSIPVVRTKVDAILQSAGWSADSHSGARVLRLLETFPRDELFQAPVDVLEETVHEVLRLETMRRAAVFLRAHDHAQSVSALVYLPRDRYTTTVRRRIEEIIQECVGADETSFTAHVSEDSLARLYYVLRSSDGGPVHAPSPEEMTALAREVTRASRTWTEDLELAAKRLVGERAEELLTPFADGFPVDYQDDFEVSQAVADLKNLVEIGEERRFTGVLYHPRHSSTGDDISRIRRFKLFSIDRVSLAQAMPIFHDLGLEVVDEEPYVLTRTDGERLGVYDFGLKVSDAKVWEQHTHEELRCLVEDAVDAMWSGRAESDLLNTLIIRAGLTWREVALLRTVAKYLRQTRSTWSLRSLAEALVEHPGVARDIVALFAARFDPDREVGPDERQEQEDEIRERISTALDDVSSLAHDRVLRAFVGVITATLRTSYYQLDDEGAPLDRISLKLVPGEVPGMPKPWPAFEIWVCSPMVEGVHLRFGAVARGGLRWSDRRDDFRTEVLGLVKAQMVKNAVIVPTGSKGGFFAKDLPDPAEDRDAWMEAGRVAYRQFISGLLDITDNRDGAEIVPPERVVRHDGDDPYLVVAADKGTATFSDLANSISQEYGFWLGDAFASGGSIGYDHKGMGITARGAWESVKRHFREMGVDTQSEDFTVVGIGDMSGDVFGNGMLLSEHIRLVAAFDHRHIFIDPSPDAGPSHAERRRLFELPRSSWEDYDSELISEGGGVWPRTAKSVPVSAEAAEVLGLDGPTDMAPNDLIHAILLAPVDLLWNGGIGTYIKASDESNGDVGDRAGDAYRVDGKDLRTKVVGEGGNLGATQRGRIEAAQHGVRINTDAIDNSAGVDTSDHEVNIKILLGEVVREGGLDEDGRVELLASMTDEVAAMVLRDNYEQNVLLGNARAQRGDMLPVHEGLMRSLERRGDLDRELEFLPSVSEVEERLGSGHGLTSPELSVLIAYSKLALKEDLLASATPDDDATEGLLRSYFPERIRESFPDAVAGHPLRRQIVTTVLANDVVNRGGITFVHRAVDETGASAEQVARAFLVAREVFRLSDFVAEVEALDNVVPTQVQTRLYLEFRRLLDRSVRWFLAARPGRLDIRGEIERFAPVVAELGREVGDLLQGTEARRLADDTARLVDDGVPEDLAAWTSSLLDSYSLLDITDIAADNGRSPRDVAALYYLVSEKFGIDDLLHRVTALPRAERWDSLARGALRDDLYATLQSLARSVLDAGADDAIPQERLEEWLEAHGESWERVETSLPGIRSLATPTVAALSVALRVLRSVTR, from the coding sequence CGGGCGATCGCCGGACGCGCTGGTGGCCCTCGCCGCGAGGCACCGTCGCGCCGCGCAGCGACGCGGGCCCGGTGAGTCGATCGTCCAGGCGGCCGACGGTGCGATCGACATCGTCACCGACGACCGGCCCTTCCTCGTCGACTCCGTCGTGGGACTGCTCGAGCGGACCGGGCACCGCGTGAGCCTCCTCATCCACCCCCAGCTCGCCGTCCGGCGTGACGCCGACGGCACGCTGACCGAGGTCCTCGACGCCGACGTCGTGTCTGAGCTCGAGGGCGACACGATCGCCGAGTCGTGGATGCACATCGAGTCGCCCGTGCAGGACGGCGACGAGGAGCTCGAGGCCGAGGTGCGCCAGGTCCTCGAGGACGTCCGGGCAGCGGTCGAGGACTGGTCCGCGATGGAGGAGCGCACCCTCCGGCTCGCGGACGAGATCGCCGACGGCGCCGACTCACCCGAGCTCGCCGAGGCCGCCGAGCTGCTGCGCTGGCTCACCGCGAACCACCTCACCTTCCTCGGGGTCCGTGACCACGCCGTGCGCGACGGCCGACTCGAGCCGGTCGCGGGCACGGGTCTGGGCATCCTTGCCGACGATGCCTGTCAGCTGAGCGAGCCGGAGGCACTCATCGCCGACGGGGTGCTCGGGGTGCGGGTCGGCAAGGGCACCGCCCGGTCCACCGTCCACCGGATGACCTACCCCGAGCACATCGCCGTCCGCTGGGAGGCTGACGGTGCCCTGCGCGAGACCCGGATCATCGGGTTGCTGACCTCGCGGGCCTACACCGACACGGTCATGAGCATCCCCGTCGTCCGGACCAAGGTCGACGCCATCCTCCAGTCCGCCGGCTGGAGCGCGGACTCGCACTCGGGCGCACGCGTCCTGCGGCTGCTCGAGACCTTCCCGCGGGACGAGCTCTTCCAGGCCCCCGTCGACGTGCTCGAGGAGACCGTCCACGAGGTGCTGCGGCTGGAGACGATGCGACGGGCCGCTGTCTTCCTCCGGGCGCACGACCACGCGCAGTCCGTGAGCGCCCTCGTCTACCTCCCGCGTGACCGCTACACCACGACGGTCCGTCGCCGGATCGAGGAGATCATCCAGGAGTGCGTCGGGGCCGACGAGACGAGCTTCACCGCCCATGTCAGCGAGGACTCCCTCGCACGGCTGTACTACGTCCTGCGCAGCTCCGACGGAGGACCGGTGCACGCACCGTCCCCCGAGGAGATGACCGCACTGGCCCGAGAGGTCACCCGGGCGTCCCGCACCTGGACCGAGGACCTCGAGCTCGCAGCCAAGCGGCTCGTTGGTGAGCGCGCCGAGGAGCTGCTCACCCCCTTCGCCGACGGCTTCCCCGTCGACTACCAGGACGACTTCGAGGTCAGCCAGGCCGTCGCCGACCTCAAGAACCTCGTCGAGATCGGCGAGGAGCGGCGCTTCACCGGCGTGCTGTACCACCCGCGGCACAGCTCCACCGGTGATGACATCTCGCGGATCCGGCGCTTCAAGCTCTTCAGCATCGACCGGGTGTCGCTGGCCCAGGCCATGCCGATCTTCCACGACCTCGGGCTCGAGGTCGTCGACGAGGAGCCCTACGTCCTCACCCGGACCGACGGTGAGCGGCTCGGCGTCTACGACTTCGGGCTCAAGGTGAGCGACGCGAAGGTCTGGGAGCAGCACACCCACGAGGAGCTCCGTTGCCTCGTCGAGGACGCCGTCGACGCCATGTGGTCCGGGCGAGCCGAGTCCGACCTCCTCAACACGCTGATCATCCGCGCCGGGCTCACCTGGCGCGAGGTCGCGCTGCTGCGGACGGTCGCGAAGTACCTGCGGCAGACCCGCTCGACGTGGAGCCTGCGCTCGCTCGCCGAGGCGCTCGTCGAGCACCCCGGGGTGGCGCGGGACATCGTGGCTCTCTTCGCGGCCCGGTTCGACCCGGACCGCGAGGTGGGGCCCGACGAGCGGCAGGAGCAGGAGGACGAGATCCGTGAGCGGATCAGCACGGCGCTCGACGACGTGTCCTCCCTCGCGCACGACCGGGTGCTCCGAGCCTTCGTCGGGGTCATCACCGCGACCCTCCGGACGAGCTACTACCAGCTCGACGACGAGGGCGCCCCGCTCGACCGGATCAGCCTCAAGCTCGTCCCCGGCGAGGTGCCGGGCATGCCCAAGCCCTGGCCCGCCTTCGAGATCTGGGTCTGCTCGCCCATGGTCGAGGGCGTGCACCTGCGCTTCGGGGCGGTCGCCCGTGGCGGGCTGCGCTGGAGCGACCGGCGCGACGACTTCCGCACCGAGGTCCTCGGCCTGGTCAAGGCCCAGATGGTCAAGAACGCCGTCATCGTCCCCACCGGCAGCAAGGGCGGGTTCTTCGCCAAGGACCTCCCCGACCCGGCCGAGGACCGGGACGCCTGGATGGAGGCGGGGCGAGTGGCCTACCGGCAGTTCATCTCCGGCCTGCTCGACATCACGGACAACCGTGACGGCGCGGAGATCGTGCCGCCCGAGCGGGTGGTACGGCACGACGGGGACGACCCGTACCTCGTCGTCGCCGCCGACAAGGGGACCGCCACCTTCTCGGACCTCGCGAACTCGATCTCGCAGGAGTACGGCTTCTGGCTCGGCGACGCCTTCGCCTCGGGAGGTTCGATCGGCTACGACCACAAGGGCATGGGCATCACCGCCCGGGGTGCCTGGGAGTCGGTCAAGCGGCACTTCCGGGAGATGGGCGTCGACACCCAGAGCGAGGACTTCACCGTCGTCGGCATCGGCGACATGTCGGGCGACGTCTTCGGCAACGGCATGCTGCTCTCCGAGCACATCCGGCTCGTGGCGGCCTTCGACCACCGGCACATCTTCATCGACCCCTCGCCCGACGCCGGTCCCTCGCACGCCGAGCGGCGCCGCCTCTTCGAGCTGCCCCGCAGCTCCTGGGAGGACTACGACAGCGAGCTGATCAGCGAGGGTGGCGGGGTGTGGCCGCGGACCGCGAAGTCGGTGCCGGTCAGCGCCGAGGCGGCCGAGGTGCTCGGCCTCGACGGGCCGACCGACATGGCGCCGAACGACCTCATCCACGCGATCCTGCTCGCGCCCGTCGACCTGCTGTGGAACGGCGGCATCGGCACCTACATCAAGGCATCTGACGAGAGCAACGGCGACGTCGGTGACCGCGCCGGTGACGCCTACCGCGTCGACGGCAAGGACCTGCGGACCAAGGTCGTCGGCGAGGGAGGCAACCTCGGGGCGACCCAGCGCGGCCGGATCGAGGCCGCGCAGCACGGGGTGCGCATCAACACCGACGCCATCGACAACTCCGCCGGCGTGGACACGAGCGACCACGAGGTCAACATCAAGATCCTCCTCGGCGAGGTCGTCCGGGAGGGCGGCCTGGACGAGGACGGACGGGTCGAGCTGCTCGCCTCGATGACCGACGAGGTCGCGGCGATGGTCCTGCGCGACAACTACGAGCAGAACGTCCTCCTCGGCAACGCCCGCGCCCAGAGGGGAGACATGCTCCCCGTCCACGAGGGGCTCATGCGCTCGCTCGAGCGGCGCGGTGACCTGGACCGCGAGCTCGAGTTCCTCCCCTCGGTCTCCGAGGTGGAGGAGCGGCTGGGCTCGGGGCACGGCCTCACCTCGCCCGAGCTGTCGGTCCTCATCGCCTACAGCAAGCTGGCGCTCAAGGAGGACCTCCTGGCCTCCGCGACGCCGGACGACGACGCGACAGAGGGCCTGCTCCGGTCGTACTTCCCCGAGCGGATCCGCGAGTCCTTCCCCGACGCCGTGGCGGGCCACCCCCTTCGTCGGCAGATCGTCACGACCGTCCTGGCCAACGACGTCGTCAACCGAGGCGGCATCACCTTCGTCCACCGGGCGGTCGACGAGACCGGCGCCAGCGCCGAGCAGGTCGCCCGTGCCTTCCTCGTCGCCCGCGAGGTCTTCCGGCTCAGCGACTTCGTGGCCGAGGTCGAGGCGCTGGACAACGTCGTCCCGACGCAGGTGCAGACCCGGCTCTACCTCGAGTTCCGGCGGCTCCTCGACCGCAGCGTCCGGTGGTTCCTCGCCGCACGCCCGGGACGCCTGGACATCCGCGGCGAGATCGAGCGCTTCGCGCCCGTGGTCGCCGAGCTCGGCCGGGAGGTCGGCGACCTCCTGCAGGGCACGGAGGCGCGGCGCCTTGCCGACGACACGGCCCGCCTCGTCGACGACGGGGTGCCCGAGGACCTGGCGGCCTGGACCAGCTCGCTGCTCGACTCGTACTCGCTGCTCGACATCACCGACATCGCCGCAGACAACGGCAGGTCACCGCGTGACGTCGCGGCGCTCTACTACCTCGTCTCGGAGAAGTTCGGGATCGACGACCTCCTCCACCGGGTCACCGCCCTGCCGCGTGCGGAGCGTTGGGACAGCCTGGCGAGGGGGGCGCTGCGGGATGACCTCTACGCGACCCTGCAGAGCCTGGCCCGGTCGGTCCTCGACGCCGGTGCCGACGACGCCATCCCGCAGGAGCGCCTCGAGGAGTGGCTCGAGGCCCACGGCGAGTCGTGGGAGCGGGTGGAGACCTCACTGCCGGGCATCCGCTCGCTTGCCACCCCCACCGTCGCGGCGCTCTCCGTGGCGCTGCGCGTGCTGCGCTCGGTCACCCGGTGA
- a CDS encoding sensor histidine kinase, whose product MPSTPKVLAAADLATADVERARLILEDWQLLADLGFSDLVMWVLVGERWVAAAHARPMTGPMAFVDDLIGTEADVDLAAAVSAAADSGHVLDAAGVEGAVRVWAVPVRGADACVCVVTRHQPAGRDRGSPLEVSYGRIAEALSEMLAAGDWPSASAPTGQRRGAPRVGDGVIELDERGVVLYASPNAVSALRRLGHHGPVIDAVLAQAVGSLETLDGPLDEGLALVLMGRAAWRAEVTSAGAAATLRAVPIIDEGRRTGAVVLVRDVSDLRYREGELLSKDETIREVHHRVKNNLQTVAALLRMQSRRVEDGAGKTALLEAVRRVGVIALVYETLSTGFHEEVDFDEIGVRGLRAVIEVARTESVIDSRVEGSFGWMGPNEATSVALIVSELVQNAVEHGVAEGGGGRVVVTAERVPADGEDILRVSITDDGAGLPAGFRPSRAGLGTRIVTSMVQDLRGTIRWEDAEPKGTRVTFSVRLRQRS is encoded by the coding sequence GTGCCCTCAACTCCCAAGGTCCTCGCCGCCGCCGACCTGGCGACGGCCGACGTCGAGCGGGCGCGCCTCATCCTGGAGGACTGGCAGCTGCTCGCCGACCTCGGGTTCTCCGACCTCGTGATGTGGGTGCTCGTCGGGGAGAGATGGGTCGCCGCCGCGCACGCCCGTCCGATGACCGGGCCGATGGCCTTCGTCGACGACCTCATCGGGACCGAGGCCGACGTCGACCTCGCGGCCGCCGTCTCGGCGGCGGCCGACTCGGGCCACGTCCTCGACGCCGCAGGGGTCGAGGGTGCGGTCCGGGTGTGGGCCGTGCCGGTGCGTGGCGCCGACGCGTGCGTCTGCGTCGTCACCCGTCACCAGCCCGCCGGCCGCGACCGTGGCAGCCCGCTCGAGGTGTCGTACGGCCGGATCGCCGAGGCGCTGAGCGAGATGCTGGCCGCGGGGGACTGGCCCTCGGCGTCGGCCCCGACGGGCCAGCGCCGGGGCGCGCCCCGGGTCGGTGACGGGGTGATCGAGCTCGACGAGCGCGGGGTCGTGCTCTACGCGAGCCCCAACGCCGTCAGCGCCCTGCGGCGGCTCGGCCACCACGGTCCGGTCATCGATGCGGTCCTGGCCCAGGCGGTCGGCAGCCTCGAGACCCTGGACGGCCCGCTGGACGAGGGCCTCGCCCTTGTCCTCATGGGCCGGGCCGCGTGGCGCGCCGAGGTGACCTCAGCCGGGGCGGCGGCGACGCTGCGGGCGGTGCCGATCATCGACGAGGGGAGGCGCACGGGCGCCGTGGTCCTCGTCCGGGACGTCTCCGACCTGCGGTACCGCGAGGGTGAGCTGCTCAGCAAGGACGAGACGATCCGCGAGGTGCACCACCGGGTGAAGAACAACCTCCAGACCGTGGCAGCGCTCCTGAGGATGCAGTCACGGCGGGTGGAGGACGGGGCGGGCAAGACCGCGCTTCTCGAGGCGGTCCGCCGGGTCGGCGTCATCGCGCTGGTCTACGAGACCCTGAGCACCGGCTTCCACGAGGAGGTCGACTTCGACGAGATCGGGGTGCGGGGTCTCCGCGCGGTCATCGAGGTGGCCCGGACCGAGTCGGTGATCGACTCCCGGGTCGAGGGGAGCTTCGGGTGGATGGGGCCGAACGAGGCGACGTCGGTCGCGCTCATCGTCTCGGAGCTCGTGCAGAACGCCGTGGAGCACGGGGTTGCCGAGGGTGGCGGAGGCAGGGTCGTCGTCACCGCGGAGCGGGTCCCGGCCGACGGCGAGGACATCCTGCGGGTCAGCATCACCGACGACGGCGCGGGCCTGCCGGCTGGGTTCCGCCCGAGCCGGGCAGGCCTGGGGACCCGGATCGTCACGTCGATGGTCCAGGACCTGCGGGGGACGATCCGGTGGGAGGACGCGGAGCCGAAGGGGACGCGCGTCACCTTTTCGGTGCGGCTGCGTCAGCGGAGCTGA
- a CDS encoding WhiB family transcriptional regulator, with amino-acid sequence MDWRDRAACLDEDPELFFPIGNTGPAIAQIEEAKKVCRRCEVVDTCLKWAIESGQDAGVWGGLSEDERRALKRRNARARRAG; translated from the coding sequence ATGGACTGGCGCGACCGCGCAGCCTGCCTCGACGAAGACCCCGAGCTGTTCTTCCCGATCGGCAACACCGGACCCGCGATCGCCCAGATCGAGGAGGCCAAGAAGGTGTGCCGCCGGTGCGAGGTCGTCGACACCTGCCTCAAGTGGGCCATCGAGTCCGGCCAGGACGCCGGGGTCTGGGGCGGCCTCTCCGAGGACGAGCGCCGCGCGCTCAAGCGCCGCAACGCCCGGGCCCGCCGCGCGGGCTGA